The following DNA comes from Arthrobacter sp. SLBN-83.
TTCCGTCTGGCCGTTGCCCTGGACACCCGCCACAGCGAGCACTTCACCTTTGGCGATGTCGAACGACAAGTTATCCACGACATGCTGGCCGTTGTGGTCCGTCACGGTCAGGTTGCGGACCTTGAAAGTCACCTCGCCGGTTTTGGCCGGTGCCTTGGCCAGGGTCAGGCTGACAGTCCGGCCCACCATGGCGGAGGCCAACTCGGTGGGAGAGGCGGTGGGGTCGGCCTGGCCCACCACCTTGCCGCGGCGGATGACCGTGATGGTGTCCGAGATGGCTTTGACTTCGCGCAGCTTGTGCGAGATGAAGACGATTGATTTACCGTCCCGTTTCAGCTGTCGGATGATATCGAGGAGTTCATCGGTCTCCTGCGGCGTCAAAACCGCGGTGGGTTCATCAAGAATGAGCACTTCGGCATCACGTACCAGGGCCTTGATGATCTCGACACGCTGCTGGACGCCGACGGGCAGGTCCTCCACCATAGCGTCGGGATCGACGTCGAACCCGTACTGGTCCGAGATCCGGCGGATCTTCTCGCGCGTGGCTTCCAGGTTGAGCAGGCCGGCAGCTTTGGTGGTCTCATTGCCCAGCGCTACGTTCTCGGCCACGGAGAAGACCGGGATCAGCATGAAGTGCTGGTGCACCATGCCGATGCCGGCGGCCATCGCCTCACCGGGGTCCTTGAAAACGACAGGCTTGCCGTCGACCAGGATCTCGCCCTCGGTGGGGTCGTAGAGGCCGTAGAGCACGTTCATCAGGGTGGATTTCCCCGCGCCGTTTTCTCCCAGGAGGCAGTGCACCTGTCCCGGTTCGACCACCAAATCGATGTGATCATTGGCTACCAGGGACCCGAATCGCTTCGTAATCCCCTTCAGTTCGAGTTTCAAACCCCAACCAATCTGTGTGTTATGGATCTGCTTCGCC
Coding sequences within:
- a CDS encoding ABC transporter ATP-binding protein, which produces MKLELKGITKRFGSLVANDHIDLVVEPGQVHCLLGENGAGKSTLMNVLYGLYDPTEGEILVDGKPVVFKDPGEAMAAGIGMVHQHFMLIPVFSVAENVALGNETTKAAGLLNLEATREKIRRISDQYGFDVDPDAMVEDLPVGVQQRVEIIKALVRDAEVLILDEPTAVLTPQETDELLDIIRQLKRDGKSIVFISHKLREVKAISDTITVIRRGKVVGQADPTASPTELASAMVGRTVSLTLAKAPAKTGEVTFKVRNLTVTDHNGQHVVDNLSFDIAKGEVLAVAGVQGNGQTELTEAILGVQPHVTGSITLDGEELLGRSVKQVLGAGVGFVPEDRTLDGLVGTFTISENMILDLYDKAPFARGVGMKPGVIAENAAKKVEEFDVRTPSVSAAVGTLSGGNQQKVVLARELSRPLRLFIASQPTRGLDVGSIEFVHKRVIAERDHGTPVMIVSTELDEVMQLADRIAVLYRGRLVGIVPATTSRDVLGLMMAGVPAAEAEASAAAHAHSGTTTAPDPARHEGESHV